The following DNA comes from Roseinatronobacter sp. S2.
CGCGCCGCGACCTGCGCCACCAGACCCGCAACCGCGTCAACGCCGCTGCCGGGTGGCGGAAAACCCATATGATCAATGACAACAGGGGGGACACCGGGTGTCGCAAGAAGTGCTTCAAGATCGGTGCGCGTGCAATCGATCTGCAACTGCAAATGCCATCCATGGTCGCGCATCCATGGCCACCACTTTTGCGTCGCGGCGAATGGCAGGCCACCCGCGTTGATCAGGTTACAGCGTATCCCACATATGCCTGCGGCCCGCAGCGCCCCGAGATCCGCAATGCTGCTGTCGGGATCGGGCACAGCCACGCCAACGCAACGGCCTTCGCTGTGGGCGAGTGCGTCAAGCAGACAGCTGTTGTCACTGCCGTAAACACTGGGCTGCACAATTACGGCGCGGGCGCTTCCGATAGAATCGAGATGGGCGAAAAGCGCTTGTAGCGTTGCCACGGGTGGCGTGTACCCTCGTGTCGGCGACAACGGGAAGCGGTCATGATCGCCAATAACATGAACATGGCAGTCCCAGGTCGCAGTATCAGTCATCTGGGTGATCCGGGGAAGTCGCAGTCAGAAAGTCGAAATCGCAGCCTTGTCCGGCTTGCTGCACGGCCATTGCAAAAAGCCGGGCGTATCCGCGCTTGGGCAGGGCTGGCGCTGTCCAGTCTGCACGCCGCCGCGCCAGTTCGTCATTATCGACCAGCAAATCAAGGGTGCCTGCGCCGACGTCCAGACGAATGTGATCACCGTTACAGACCAGCGCAAGTGGTCCACCTACGGCCGCTTCGGGTGCCGCGTGCAGGACGACGGCGCCATAGGCGGTGCCCGACATTCGGGCATCAGATATCCGCACCATATCGCGGACCCCCTGACGCGCCAGCTTGCGTGGGATCGGAATAGCCCCCGCCTCTGGCATGCCGGGGGCACCGACGGGGCCGACATTGCGCAGCACAAGTACATGGTCCGGTGTCACGTCAAGATCGGGGTCGTCAATCCGCGCGGCAAGGTCCATCAGCCCGTCGAAAACCAGCGCCGGCCCTTCATGCTGCCGCAATCCCGGCGTCATGGCGGCATGTTTGATTACGGCACCGTCAGGAACAAGGCTGCCGCGCAATACCGCGATTGCGCTTCCATCAACCACCGGGCGGGTTATGTCGCGGATCACCTCCCGGTCGCGCCAGACAGGCCAGTCGTCCAGGACCGCCGCCCATGATTGACCGTCCGCAGCGGTCGCGGAGGAATCGAACAGCGCTGCACCAGCAAGTTCACGCAGAAGCGCGGGCAGGCCGCCTGCCGTGTGGAAATCCTGCATATACACGCGGCCTACAGGCTTGAGGTCACACAGAATTGGTGTGTCGCGGCCTGTCGAGTCGAGCATGTTCAGGTCAAGGTGCAGCCCTGCACGCCCGGCGATTGCGGCAAGATGGATCGCCGCATTGGTCGATCCGCCAAGCGCCTGCAAAACAACACAGGCATTGCGTATGCTTGCCTGTGTCATCAATTGCGACGGCAAAGGGGCGCCTGTTCGCGCCATCTCGACTGCGCGTTTGCCCGAGGCTTCGGCATGGCGCAGGCGTTCGGAATGCACGGCCGGGATCGTCGCCCCGCCGGGCAACATGAAGCCCAGCGTCTCTGCAAGGCAGGCCATGGTACTGGCCGTGCCCATCACCATGCAGGTTCCATGCGATGCCATGAGTTGTGATTGCGCCGCGCGCAAAGTGTCTGTGTCTATCGTCTCGGCGCGGTATTCGCCCCAAAGGCGGCGGCAGTCAGTGCAGGCGCCCAGTCGCGTGCCTTCATGGCTGCCGGTCAGCATCGGGCCCACAGCGACCGACAAGGTCGGCACGTCCGCACTTATGGCCCCCATAAGCTGCGCGGGGATTGTCTTGTCACAGCCACCGATCAGAACCGCGGCATCGAGCGGCAGCGCCCTGAGCATTTCCTCGGTGTCCATCGACATCAGATTGCGCAGATACATCGACGTCGGATGCGCAAAGCTTTCATGCAAAGAAATTGTCGGGAAAACCATCGGCAGCCCCCCTGCCATCGTTACCCCGCGCGAGATTGCTTCGACAAGCTGTGGCGCGGTGGCATGGCACGGGTTGAAGTCCGATCCTGTATCGCAGATTGCGATGATGGGGCGGTCCAGTGCATCAGGTCCGTATCCGCGTGACGTAAGAAAGGCTGTGCGCAAAAACTGCGCAAAACCCGCATCACCATAGGCCGTCAGACGACCTGCAAGACCTTTTCTTTCATGATCGCTCACGTTGAAACGGCTTTCTGCGACAGGGTTGCGTATAATGCCTGCGCTGCGTCCGGTTGCATGGCGACAAGCGGGGGGCGCACGCGTGCCCAGTCAGGGGTGTTGTATTGCAGCGCCAGGGTTGCCTTTATGCCCGGAATCAGTGGCCCCGCAGTGACGGCCAGCCGCAGGCGTGTTGCTTCCTGCTGTAGTGCGGTGGCATCATGTCCTGCGTGCAACGCGTTGATCAGGGCCGCAATGCCGCCTGCGTTGATGTTGGCCGTGGCCGAGATGCAGCCCGCCGCACCAAGGGGCATTGCCATTGACAGATGCGCTTCGTTGGCGGGGAATACACCGAAGCCGTCAAAGCTTTCGATCACGGCACGGGTATTGGACCAGTCACCGGAGCTGTCTTTGAGGCCAACAATGATTTCCGGAAAGCTGCGCCGCAGCCGGTCGATCAGGTCAAGCGACCAGCCGACACCGGCCATCTGTGGAATGTGATACAGGTAAATTCGTAACGCCGGATCATCAACCCCGTCAATCACCTGCGCCACATAGTTGAAAAGGCCATCATCGGACACGCCTTTGTAAAAGAATGGCGGCAGCAGCAGCACCCCGGCGCACCCCATCGTGGTTGCATGCCGACTTAGCACAATGGCGTCGTCTGTAGCACAGGCCCCTGTGCCAGGCAGAAGTTTTTCCGCATCGATCCCGCCGTTCAGCAATGCATCAAGCACGGCGCGCCTTTCCTGCATGGTCATGCTGTTCGCTTCGCTGGTGGTGCCAAGCGGTGCAAGGCCGCTGGCGCCGTCAGCGATAAGGTTGCGTGCATGGGAAAGCAGGGCGGCAGTGTCGACGCGTCCATCCGAACCGAATGGGGTCGCCACTGGTGGCCAAAGACCAGTACGGTGCATGATTGTTGCGCTCCTTCTTTTTCTGCGGCCCGGCATCTTTGATGCCCGTCTTTGGCACCTGTGCGACACAGCCGGCAGCAGGTGCCTGGAAAGCATCGCCAGCCTTCTGGTGGCGACCCTGCCACAATGTAGCGTGCATCATAAGTTGTCAACAATTCTGATGATTGCAATGTGATATTTATTGAAATATTGGTATTATATGATGAAGTGTAGCAGGAATTGTCGCCAATGCGAGTTTTAAGAATCGGAATTATCGGCGCGGGTTGGGCAGCAGAGCACCACTTGCGGGCCTATGCATCACTGGGCAGGAGGGTTGCCGTCGTGGCGCTTGCGGACCCGGATGCCAGTGTGCGGACGGCACGGGCAGCGGATTGGGGGGTTGGTCGGACCTATGACAGCGCCGCAGCCTTGCTCGCGGCATCCGATTTGCAGCTTGACGCGATCGATGTCGCTTGCCCGCGAGAGCACCATGCCGACGCGGTGCAGCGTGCAGTCGCCGCAGGCCTTGCGGTTTTTTGTCAGAAACCGCTGGCACCGACATGGAACGAGGCGCGGTCGTTGGTTGACGGGTTGCCCGCTGGCGCACGTCTGATGGTGCATGAGAACTGGCGCTATCGGCCGCACTACAGGCTTATGTGTGACTGGATCGCTGCTGGACGGATCGGACAGCTGCGTGAAGTAACGGTACGGGTTTGCACCTCAGGGCTTTTGCCGGATGCAGGCGGGTGCCTGCCGGCGCTGCAAAGGCAACCGATGCTGGCGGGTCTGGACCGTATGCTGTTGATGGAGGTAATGATTCACCACATTGACGCGCTGCGCATGCTGGTTGGGGATATGACATTGCTGGGCGCGGTCACAGGATCTGACACCGACTGCCTGCGCGGAGAAGATCGGGCGAGTCTGCTGTTCAATGCGTCCGGGGCTGCCGTTTCCCTTATCGGCGACTTCAGGGCGCATGGCGCACCCGGTGCATTGTCTGATGCTGTGACGCTGCAAGGCACTGATGGCGTAATTTCGCTTGCGCAGGACAGGCTGAGTTTAAGTGCGGGGACAGAGGTGCTGGAAGATGTCGCGCTGGATCTTGCTGCGGATTATGCCGCATCCTACAGGGACGCGATTGCGTTTTTTCTGGATGCGGTAGAAGCAGAAGATGCAGCCCCCTTCGCGGCGCAGGTCGAAGATAACCTCAGGACGCTTGCTCTGGTTGAGCAGGCTTACGCAAGCCACGCGCCTCGGTTTCCTCTCGTTCGAGGCGGTTGAGGTAATGCTGCTTGCTGGGCCGAAGGTGCTGGACACACAGTTCCGACAATGCCCATGAATCTGTCCCGGCCAGAAGGCCGATCATTGAATGATGCTCGGCGCGGGCTTCTGTCAGCCGGGCGAAGTTGCCCATGTCGGCCGCGCGTATAACATAGGTCATATCCATCGCGCGCTTCAGCATATCGACCAGATACGGATTGCCGCACAGGCCGAAAAAGCCCACATGAAAGGCATCGTTGGTGGCGTGGATGTCGGGCAGGCTGCGGCTGTCAATGGCGGCTTCGTAATCGGCTTGCAGTGCCCGGACCGCTGCAATGTCGCGCGCGCTGACCGGCAGCGTGATTTTCAGTGCGGCCTGCCGGGTCAGCATCTCGCGAACTTCATAGAGCTGGCGCACTTGCTCGGCGGTGTAGCCGCGCACATGGGCACCTTTGTGCCGCTCTCGCGTGACGATACCAACGCGTTCAAGGATCATCAGCGCGGACCGGACATGATGGCGCGACGCGCCTTTCTCGCGCGCGATGGCCTCTTCGCGCAGTCGTTCTCCGGGGCCGAAGCGTCCGAAGATGATGTCTTCCTCTATGGCGCGCGCGACTGCGATTTCTTCATTGTCCTGATCAGTGGTCATTTGCTGCCCTTTCGATCATGCCTTCTATCCGCCATCCGGCACCCTAATCAAGCCGACAGCCCCGCAAAGATGAACCTTGCGCTGGCCCGGACGTTGCGTCATCCGGGCCATGGTTGATCAGAAATCGATGCGGATCAAGCTGACACCCTGACGCGGCAGTGTCACGGGGACAGACGACAGACCATCTTCGGGCTGCAAACTGCGGTTGTACAGGCAGGGAAGTGCCGCAGCTTTGTGCAGGTCAGCGACTTGTGCGGGGGTGGGGTTCTGGGGGCTGCCCATGGACTGCCATTTCCCGAACGCATTGCCGTGGTTCGCGTCCATCCGGTATTCGCGCAGTCGTAAATTGCCGTCTGGCAGGTTGGCAATCTCGACATGTATTTCGGCACTGTGCTCTGGTTTTACAACATTGTCGTCATGGTAGTTCCATATCAGAACGGACACGCCCTTTTCATCGCGGGTCGCTACACAATTTATGTCCGGCGCGCGGCGGATGCCCTGTTCAAGGATCTGCTGCAAAGGGAGCGCTGCATCGCTTTTCGTGGCGATCCAGTCGCCGTCAAGTTTGCCCAGCATGCGAAAGGCATTGAGCACCGGTTTGCCAACGCCGTTTGTCGCCAGATCACGGAAGCCGTCGAACCACGGTTGATCGTCGAACATGAATGCCCAGGTCACGGCGCCTTCGATGTGGATGCCAGCTTCGCGCGACAGCTCATAGGTGCGGATCATGTTTTCGATCACATACACGCCGTACAGTGGTCCGTTGCGATAGGCGTTTTGCGGGTGGACGCGGGCCGAACAGGCGGCGCAGCCTTCGGGGTCAGATTCACCTATAATTGCAGGCAGGGACTTCAGGCTGGGATATTCGGCAATGATTTCAAGATTTGCCTTGATGTCCAGCAAGTGTTTTGCCAGCCCCATGCGAACTTCGCCGTCTTTCAGCTTGGGTTGGCCCTTGGCGTGGAATGCGATGAAGTCAATGGGCATGCCCGTCGCCACAACATGATCAAGAACACCACGAAGAAAGGCTTCTGCCTTCGGGTTCTGCCATGCGCCGCAGGTGTGAGGACCGCCAACGCGGGCTTCGGGCAGCACGTCCTTGATTGCGGTGACCGTCGTTTCAAACACGGCGCAGAACTCCGGGATGGTTCCTTTCCAGTAGTGCCCGTCAGGTTCGTTCCAGCATTCCCATGGCCAGGTGACGACGGTATCCCGGCCATAACGATCAACAAGATGTTCGGCCCAGGCCTTGATCAGGTTGCGCCATTTACCAAGATCGTTGGGCGGAGAGGCCCAGCCGGTCATGATTGTTGAATAGGTATCTTCCAGTGACCAGGCGTGCCGGTAAGGGCCGGTGTCGTCAGACAGCGCCTGCGGGGTAAAGCCCACCTGAACAAATGGCGTTGTGCCCGACTCGACATAGGCATCGAAAATCCGGTCCATGATTGTCCAGTCATAGACCGGTGTGCCGTCAGCCTTCTCTGTATAGGCGTTGGTCGAACCCCATTTGAGAGAGGCTTCGCCGTCGCCGCTGGTCAGCAGGTTATGCGTGCGGATATGCGGTGACGTGCGCGCGGCGACCGAGAGATCCCGCAGCAGTGCCTGCCCATCATCGGTATAGGTGTAGTTCGGTTCGTCATAGCCGAACCAGTTCCACATCGGGTGGTAGGGGCCGGTCTTCCGGCCCGCATCCACTTGCATAGTTACCTTTTCCTGTGCGGGCATTCGCTTTCCTTTTTGCAGTTTGGGCGCCGAAGCTCTCGGCGCTGTCGCCGGGCACCTTGGATAGCCCGGCAAGTTGGTCCACAGCCTACGATTATCCGCCATATTGTCAACAATTAGATGAATTGGAGTTTCGCATTAATTTTTTTAATCTTTAAAAACAGTAGTTTGCAATTAAACGGAAAAAAATAGTTTGCCTGATAAGATATAATTGTCAATGATATGGCGACGAAGGCGGGATTCGCTGCTTTCGTCAGCAGGTTGGATTCGGATCGTTCGGCAAGGGCCGGTGACGAACCAGAGGGAGGACACATGAAACTTCTCAGGTATATTTATACGACGATAGGGGTGGTCGGCCTGGCTGCGCCAGCTCTCGCACAGGAGTTCATTTCGGGGTTGCCCCGGAACGAGACGCTTATCATTCAGGGACCGGAAGCGCAGAATGCCGACTGGTTCAACCTCTGGGCGCCGGGTGGCGGTGCGCAGGCGAACGGCAATCAGCAGCTTTCGGCCGACACGCTTTGGTTCATCAACCCCGAGGGTTCGGGTGAAGACGCCTGGCAGAACGCCCTGGCCGCCGCGCCGCCAGAGTATAATGATGACTTCACAACAATGACCGTTTCGCTGAAGGATGGCATTTACTGGAGTGACGGCCAGCCGTTCACAGCGGAAGATGTCGTGTATACCGTTGAAACCATGATCGAACATCCTGGTATGAACTGGTCTGCGCGACTTTCGGTAAGTGTCGACACTGTCGAGGCGATTGATGATCACACTGTGGTCTTCAACCTTAAATCACCAAACTCGCGGTTTCACACGTTGTTCACCGTGCGCTGGAACGCTGCCTGGATTATGCCCAAGCATATTTTCAGCGAGTATGATGATCCCCTGACCGCGTCTTTCAATCCGCCGGTGTCGCTTTCGGCCTATGTGCTTGAGAACTATGATTCAAACGGCCAATGGGCGATCTGGCGTCTGCGTGATGACTGGGAACGGACATCAATTGGCATGACCCTCGATTCGGCCCCCGAAGTGACGTATGTGGTCTATCGCACTGCCGGAAACCCGGATGCACGGGTAATCGAGCAGTTGAACAACAACCTTGATGTCATCAACGATATTGCCCCGGAAGGTATGTTTACGATTGCGCGCGAAGCCGCTGACACGACTGCACAATGGCTTCCCGGCTTTCCGTTCGCGCATCCGGACCCGACGCTTCCATCGGTGCTGTTTAACAATCAGCTCGATAAGCTCTCTGATCCACGGGTTCGCTGGGCGCTTGCGCTTATGATCGATATCCGTTCGGTTTCTATGGGGTCTTATCGTGGCGCAGCCAATATTGCGGCGCTTTCGGTTCCGCCCACGGGTACAGCGATTCCCACCTATTACGAGCCGATGCAGGAGTGGCTGACAAATTTTGAACTCGATACCGGGGAAAGCACGATCCAGCCCTACAATCCCGATATTGCCGAGCAGATAGCCGAACTTGTAACACCTCAATGGGGTGACTCGATTCCCCCGGATCCCGATCTGCGGCGCGAAATGTTCGGTTTCGGGTGGTGGAATCAGGATGTGGACGCCGCAGCAGAATTGCTGCGCGCGGCAGGGTTCACCCAATCCGGCAACAGTTGGCTGACACCAGAAGGGGAGCCGTTTACCCTGACCTTGCAGGTTGAAGGCGACAATATCCCGACGCTGGCCCGTGCAGGTAACATCATTGCGCAACAATGGAGCATGAATGGTGTGCCAACCAACATCAACGTAGCAGGGCCAACACATTCGCAGCGTCTGGACGTCGGTGACTACGAGGCGGCAATTTTCTGGACTGTTGAAACCTGGGGCGGGCATCCCGACCTGAGTTTCTTTCTGGAGAGTTTTCACTCGGACTTCATCGTTCCGTTGGGTGAAAGCCAGCCGCCCCGCAATCTTCAGCGTTGGGAAAATGCGCAGCTTGACGACATAATCGAACGCAACCGCGTGCTGGCGTTCGACAGTCCGGAAGTGGCCGAACTGGGGGTCGAATACCTTAAACTGGCCGTCGAAGAGATGCCGTTCATTCCCCTGATGGCTTACAACAAGTTCGCCCCTTTCGATACGACCTATTGGACAGGTTATCCCAGTATCGAAAACCCTTACGCGGCTTCTGGTCCGTTCTGGTCCAACATCCGCTATATGGTGACCGCGCTTGAACGGACAGGCGCAGAATAGGCCCGGTCAACCGTGCCCTGACAAAGGGGGCGGCGGCGATCGCCGCCCCCAGATTATCCTTCCCGACCGGGGTTATGATCCCGTCCCGCTTGCCACCCGCAAATCCCGGGTTTTCCTGAACCATAGTCCAGATTCGAGCAGACCATGAACACGCTGACCGCCTATATCCTCAAGCGGCTTGGCCAGTTCGTTTTCGTCATCTTTACTGGCGTCACACTGGCCTTTTTCATCACCAACCTGTCGCCCGTCGACCCGGTTGAGCAATCCCTGACACAGCTTACCAGCTTTGGTGCCAGTGATCCGCGCGCCGTCCAGATGATGCGTGACTCCCTTGCAGAACTTTATGGCCTTCAGGGGAACCTGTTCGAGCAGTACATAAACTTCTGGAGCAGGGTGATCCGTGCCGATTTCGGGCCATCGCTATCGGCCTTTCCAACGCCGGTGTCGACGTTGATTCTGAACGCCGCGCCCTGGACGGTCGGTCTGTTGTTGTTGTCGATCCTTATCACCTTTGTGCTGGGTAACACCATTGGGGCGCTGGCGGGCTATTTCCGGAAGTCACGCATGCTGCGCGTGCTTGGCCTGGGCATTATGACAATCAACCCCGTTCCCCACTACTTTATCGGCCTGATCCTGCTAATCATGCTGGGGTATGTTTTTCCACTGTTCCCGATCTCGGGTGGTGCCCAGATGAACATTCCCACAGGCTTCAACTGGGCGTTCATCTCCTCTGTCCTCTATCATGGTTTCTTGCCTGCCTTAAGTCTGGTTCTCGCCGGGCTGGGCGGGTGGTTCATCGGCATGCGCAGTCTGGTGTCGAATATTGTGACGGACGATCATGTCATCTACGCCGAACTGGGTGGCGTGCCGGGGCGGAAAATTTTCAGCCAGTATGTCGCGCGAAATGCGATGCTGCCCCAGTTCACCGGGCTGGCAATGCAGATCGGGCAGATTTTTGGTGGCACAGTGATTGTCGAATTTCTGTTCAACTATCCGGGCATGGGGCGTCTTCTGATCCAGGGTATCTATCGTGGCGATTACAGCCTTGTGCTTGGTGTCACGACAATCTCGATTATTGCCGTGGCAGTGTCCGTGCTTCTGATTGACCTGCTCTATCCGCTCATCGATCCACGCGTAAAACTGGAGTAATAAACTTGTTCACCGTCATCGGCAGTCTTCTTCGCCATAACGTCGAGTTCCTTGCAGGGTTTACGCTGACAGTGCTTATGCTGATCTTCGCCGCGCTGCATTTCTGGACACCTTATCCTGGCTTCAGCCTGTATCTGTTGCCGCCCGATATGCCGCCTTCCGGGCAATACTGGTTCGGCACGGATTCGCGCGGTCAGGACGTGCTTTGGGTGCTGTCAGAGGCGTTATGGAACACACTTATGTTCGGCCTTGTTGTCACAATACTCAGCCGTCTGATCGCAATCTCGGTCGGCATGGTTTCGGGTTATCTCGGGGGGCGGGCGGACCGTATCCTGATGTCTGTCAACGACACGTTTATTGCGTTGCCCAACATTCCGATTCTGCTTCTGGTCTATTTTGTGCTGCGCGAAAATATGACCTGGCAGATGCTGGCAATATGCGCCGCGCTGTTGGGCTGGACTTATGACAGCCGTCTGATCCGTTCGGTGACAATCAGCCTGCGCACGCGGGAGTTCACGCGTCACGGCGTCTTTTCCGGCATGAGTACCGGCCGCATTCTTGTGCGCGAGCATTTGCCCTATGTCATGCCAATTATTTTCTTTACCGCGATGAACAATCTGATCTGGGCAATCAGCCTGGAGGTGACCCTTTCCGTGCTGGGTTTTGCCGACAGCAACCGGCCCAGCATCGGCGGAATGATTTACTGGGCCAACCAGCATCAGGCTGTAATATCGGGAATCTGGTGGTGGATTGCATTTCCTATTCTGGCGGTTGTTGTGCTGTTTCTTGGGCTATTCATGCTGGCCATGTCCGTGAACGAATATGTCGACCCCCGCAGTCGGCTTGATCGCATGGGAGGGGCGGGATGATGGAACTTGACCACCTTGATAAAGACTCCATCGCCGGGGAACATGAAGACATTCTTACGGTTCAGGACCTGAAAGCCTATTTCAAATTCGAAGGCTATGGCATCAGCCGTGAGGTGCGCGCTGTAGATGGTGCTACCCTGCGCGTGCGGCGTGGCGAGGTTTATGGCCTCGCTGGTGAGTCCGGCTCTGGCAAGACAACGTTGGTCAAGGCGCTGGCTGGTGCAATCCGACCGCCGTTAAGGGTCATGGGCGGTTCTGTCACCTATAACTTTGGTGGGGGGCAACCGATTGATATTTACGACCCTGCAATCGACGTGAAAGCGCTGCGCTGGAAACACCTGAGCTACATTATGCAAGGTTCAATGTCGGTTCTGAACCCGGTGCGCAGAATTCGCCAGTCGTTCCACGACTTCGCCTACCGGCACATGAAGCTGCGAAAAGCCGCGTTCTGGAGCGCCGTAGAAGATCATCTGGCGCGGCTTCAGCTTGACCGGCGGATACTCGATTCCTATCCGCACCAGCTTTCCGGGGGGATGCGCCAGCGCACGACTATTGCGCTGGCCACTGTCTGCAAACCGGAATTCGTCATCGCGGACGAGCCGACAACCGCGTTGGATGTTATCGTGCAGCGTGACGTGCTGCGGATGATAAAGAATGTGCAGCGGCAACAGGGTTCTACCATGGTCTTTGTGACACATGATATGTCGGTGCACGCAACGATCGCTGACCGGGTGGGAATTGTCTATGCTGGCCGTCTGGTAGAAGAAGCACCAACGATCGATCTGTTCCGGGCGCCGCTACATCCGTATACGGCACATCTGATTTCCAGTCTGCCGCGTATTGGCGATACACGCGCGCGCAAAAGCCTGCCGGGGCGCCCGCCCAATTTGGCCGATCCGCCCAAAGGTTGCCGGTTTCATCCGCGCTGCCCGCTGGCTATCGAAAAATGCCGCCACGAGGTGCCGCCCATGGAAGGGCCACATGGTGGCAACCGCGTTGCCTGCTGGCGGCCCGGAGAGGCGGTGCTGACATGAACAATGTTCTGCAACTTGACCATGTGTCCAAAAGTTTTCGCAGCGGCGCACTTTTCATGTCGCACACCGTGGATGCGGTGCGTGATGTAAGTTTTACACTTAGCAAGGATACCCCCGAAGTCTTTGCCATTGTCGGGCAGTCCGGTAGTGGCAAATCGACGCTGGCGAACATGATCCTTGGAAGCGAGGCGCCCAGCTCGGGGACGATCCGCGTGCATGGG
Coding sequences within:
- a CDS encoding GntR family transcriptional regulator; this encodes MTTDQDNEEIAVARAIEEDIIFGRFGPGERLREEAIAREKGASRHHVRSALMILERVGIVTRERHKGAHVRGYTAEQVRQLYEVREMLTRQAALKITLPVSARDIAAVRALQADYEAAIDSRSLPDIHATNDAFHVGFFGLCGNPYLVDMLKRAMDMTYVIRAADMGNFARLTEARAEHHSMIGLLAGTDSWALSELCVQHLRPSKQHYLNRLEREETEARGLRKPAQPEQAS
- a CDS encoding ABC transporter substrate-binding protein, whose product is MKLLRYIYTTIGVVGLAAPALAQEFISGLPRNETLIIQGPEAQNADWFNLWAPGGGAQANGNQQLSADTLWFINPEGSGEDAWQNALAAAPPEYNDDFTTMTVSLKDGIYWSDGQPFTAEDVVYTVETMIEHPGMNWSARLSVSVDTVEAIDDHTVVFNLKSPNSRFHTLFTVRWNAAWIMPKHIFSEYDDPLTASFNPPVSLSAYVLENYDSNGQWAIWRLRDDWERTSIGMTLDSAPEVTYVVYRTAGNPDARVIEQLNNNLDVINDIAPEGMFTIAREAADTTAQWLPGFPFAHPDPTLPSVLFNNQLDKLSDPRVRWALALMIDIRSVSMGSYRGAANIAALSVPPTGTAIPTYYEPMQEWLTNFELDTGESTIQPYNPDIAEQIAELVTPQWGDSIPPDPDLRREMFGFGWWNQDVDAAAELLRAAGFTQSGNSWLTPEGEPFTLTLQVEGDNIPTLARAGNIIAQQWSMNGVPTNINVAGPTHSQRLDVGDYEAAIFWTVETWGGHPDLSFFLESFHSDFIVPLGESQPPRNLQRWENAQLDDIIERNRVLAFDSPEVAELGVEYLKLAVEEMPFIPLMAYNKFAPFDTTYWTGYPSIENPYAASGPFWSNIRYMVTALERTGAE
- a CDS encoding ABC transporter permease, which encodes MFTVIGSLLRHNVEFLAGFTLTVLMLIFAALHFWTPYPGFSLYLLPPDMPPSGQYWFGTDSRGQDVLWVLSEALWNTLMFGLVVTILSRLIAISVGMVSGYLGGRADRILMSVNDTFIALPNIPILLLVYFVLRENMTWQMLAICAALLGWTYDSRLIRSVTISLRTREFTRHGVFSGMSTGRILVREHLPYVMPIIFFTAMNNLIWAISLEVTLSVLGFADSNRPSIGGMIYWANQHQAVISGIWWWIAFPILAVVVLFLGLFMLAMSVNEYVDPRSRLDRMGGAG
- a CDS encoding dihydrodipicolinate synthase family protein: MHRTGLWPPVATPFGSDGRVDTAALLSHARNLIADGASGLAPLGTTSEANSMTMQERRAVLDALLNGGIDAEKLLPGTGACATDDAIVLSRHATTMGCAGVLLLPPFFYKGVSDDGLFNYVAQVIDGVDDPALRIYLYHIPQMAGVGWSLDLIDRLRRSFPEIIVGLKDSSGDWSNTRAVIESFDGFGVFPANEAHLSMAMPLGAAGCISATANINAGGIAALINALHAGHDATALQQEATRLRLAVTAGPLIPGIKATLALQYNTPDWARVRPPLVAMQPDAAQALYATLSQKAVST
- a CDS encoding amidohydrolase, which encodes MTDTATWDCHVHVIGDHDRFPLSPTRGYTPPVATLQALFAHLDSIGSARAVIVQPSVYGSDNSCLLDALAHSEGRCVGVAVPDPDSSIADLGALRAAGICGIRCNLINAGGLPFAATQKWWPWMRDHGWHLQLQIDCTRTDLEALLATPGVPPVVIDHMGFPPPGSGVDAVAGLVAQVAARNVYAKISAPDRIVAKPPQYATALDIAAALLDAAPEYCLFGTDWPHTELTAPVMPDRDWHKTVRKLAGAHWSSLHAAALELYTPRHT
- a CDS encoding ABC transporter ATP-binding protein, with amino-acid sequence MMELDHLDKDSIAGEHEDILTVQDLKAYFKFEGYGISREVRAVDGATLRVRRGEVYGLAGESGSGKTTLVKALAGAIRPPLRVMGGSVTYNFGGGQPIDIYDPAIDVKALRWKHLSYIMQGSMSVLNPVRRIRQSFHDFAYRHMKLRKAAFWSAVEDHLARLQLDRRILDSYPHQLSGGMRQRTTIALATVCKPEFVIADEPTTALDVIVQRDVLRMIKNVQRQQGSTMVFVTHDMSVHATIADRVGIVYAGRLVEEAPTIDLFRAPLHPYTAHLISSLPRIGDTRARKSLPGRPPNLADPPKGCRFHPRCPLAIEKCRHEVPPMEGPHGGNRVACWRPGEAVLT
- a CDS encoding dihydroxy-acid dehydratase encodes the protein MSDHERKGLAGRLTAYGDAGFAQFLRTAFLTSRGYGPDALDRPIIAICDTGSDFNPCHATAPQLVEAISRGVTMAGGLPMVFPTISLHESFAHPTSMYLRNLMSMDTEEMLRALPLDAAVLIGGCDKTIPAQLMGAISADVPTLSVAVGPMLTGSHEGTRLGACTDCRRLWGEYRAETIDTDTLRAAQSQLMASHGTCMVMGTASTMACLAETLGFMLPGGATIPAVHSERLRHAEASGKRAVEMARTGAPLPSQLMTQASIRNACVVLQALGGSTNAAIHLAAIAGRAGLHLDLNMLDSTGRDTPILCDLKPVGRVYMQDFHTAGGLPALLRELAGAALFDSSATAADGQSWAAVLDDWPVWRDREVIRDITRPVVDGSAIAVLRGSLVPDGAVIKHAAMTPGLRQHEGPALVFDGLMDLAARIDDPDLDVTPDHVLVLRNVGPVGAPGMPEAGAIPIPRKLARQGVRDMVRISDARMSGTAYGAVVLHAAPEAAVGGPLALVCNGDHIRLDVGAGTLDLLVDNDELARRRADWTAPALPKRGYARLFAMAVQQAGQGCDFDFLTATSPDHPDD
- a CDS encoding Gfo/Idh/MocA family protein, encoding MRVLRIGIIGAGWAAEHHLRAYASLGRRVAVVALADPDASVRTARAADWGVGRTYDSAAALLAASDLQLDAIDVACPREHHADAVQRAVAAGLAVFCQKPLAPTWNEARSLVDGLPAGARLMVHENWRYRPHYRLMCDWIAAGRIGQLREVTVRVCTSGLLPDAGGCLPALQRQPMLAGLDRMLLMEVMIHHIDALRMLVGDMTLLGAVTGSDTDCLRGEDRASLLFNASGAAVSLIGDFRAHGAPGALSDAVTLQGTDGVISLAQDRLSLSAGTEVLEDVALDLAADYAASYRDAIAFFLDAVEAEDAAPFAAQVEDNLRTLALVEQAYASHAPRFPLVRGG
- a CDS encoding ABC transporter permease, translated to MNTLTAYILKRLGQFVFVIFTGVTLAFFITNLSPVDPVEQSLTQLTSFGASDPRAVQMMRDSLAELYGLQGNLFEQYINFWSRVIRADFGPSLSAFPTPVSTLILNAAPWTVGLLLLSILITFVLGNTIGALAGYFRKSRMLRVLGLGIMTINPVPHYFIGLILLIMLGYVFPLFPISGGAQMNIPTGFNWAFISSVLYHGFLPALSLVLAGLGGWFIGMRSLVSNIVTDDHVIYAELGGVPGRKIFSQYVARNAMLPQFTGLAMQIGQIFGGTVIVEFLFNYPGMGRLLIQGIYRGDYSLVLGVTTISIIAVAVSVLLIDLLYPLIDPRVKLE